The DNA region TTTGGGCATTGTGTTTGCGAATCATTTTGACTATCATCTTTCCAACGGCGTCGTAGAGAGGTCTGTTTTCGGAGCTTACATCCTCGAGTTGTTTGATATTGAGGATGTCTTGATTAATCCAGGAGGATTCACTTTTCAGTGCCGAAGCAAGCACATCTGTGAGGGAAGGGCACAACTAAGTTTGAAGATGGCACTTGATGCTCATATTCGGGGGAGTCTATAATAACAGACGGCAACAATCCAGGCTTGTCAGTTTAATGAAGATGTCGACAATGTGAATCCCTGTGTTCTCCGTGTAGCTCTCATACAAAAACTTCGGAATGCGGATCTAAGCATAGGGATGACAGTCCTTCCTAATATAATATGGTGTTCCGAGGAAATTCTCCAAAATCGAACACTAAATTCTCTACAAACTAAATTCCCGTGGACTGGAAAGTAAATGCATCCCACACCCTAACCCATCTGAATCTGATTGTCCTTCCTATAAAATTAGTTAACTagttttagttaaaaaattatttagaattttaaaattctaaattttaagaatatttgaaagtttaagtgctcaaataaaatatgttgaATTCTTTCTTGAATCCAATTGGAATTTGGGAATTATTTTTCAAACCTCACATAATTGTAACCtctttcttaaaataattggaatttaagatttgaattttattatagaaaaattgATCTAGAGAAAAAACAAAGGAGTGTTACCattgtcatttttattaaatttctctatattatttttaaaatattaacataaaataaagttataataattaacgGTCAAATTCGATCCAAATTTGCCGCCGAACTGGAaagaagagatagagagagGAAGAAGGCATTGCATTGAACCGTCCGTCATGCAGGCTTTGTTAGTAGCTTTGGGCGATGGAATCAAAGCTAGAATGATGAAGATAACGCTCCAAAATATGATCCATCAAAACAGCACCAGCTGTAGGCAGCCGAATTGGCTTCCAATAGTTTCAGTTTCATGGAACAACTTTCCTCCGCCTCTGCTTCCAGGTTTCGATTCCGAGATCACGGTGGCCTTATGGCTGACTACGGAAACGAATTTGATGACAATAACAGCCCTCACTCTTCCTCTTCCGTCTCCAACGGAAGCGCCGTTGATCATGACACCGAACTAGAGTCCATGACCGGAAAGGTAAATTATATACACACTGTACCAAGAATTCACTCCAGCTTACTTCTATTCCTTTTTATCTCATCGGTTTAGGGTATTAAGCATCTATGTACCGAGCTTCTTGAGCTGAAAAGAGTATCAGAAGAAGAATTTCACAAAAGTATATTTGCAAATTACACTGCATTTGTCAGGTAACTTAccaatttaacttaattttgtaGTCAAACGTGTGTTTATTAATGGATGTTATTTCTTAATTAAGGATATTTAAGGAAGCTGATAGCATGAAAAATCAACTGTTGCAAATGAAACAACATATTTCAACACAAGAGAAACTTGTTGAAGACCTCAAAAACGTTTATGTTAAGGCTCTATTAGTGGGAAACCCGGACACTATTCTCTCAGAGGATGTGTCTATTGACCTGACAAGTTCGAGCACATTTGAAATCCACATCCAGGGTATTTTAGAAACGTTAGATACTTATCTATCTGAAAAACAATTTGATGAAGCGTTGGCAGTCCTAGAGTTTGAAGCTGAAAAGATTGAGAACATGTCGTTGGAAGGAAATTCGCCCTCGGATCTTTTAACGTGGTATGGCACTGCTATTACTGAAAGGAAGGCTATGCTAGTAGATGAACTGAAGTTGGTGGCTGGAGATAGTAGAGTTTGTGCACGAGAACTACACAAGGCTTTGGTTGGACTTTGTAGACTTGGTGATTATCATCTTGCAACTCATTTGTTGTTTAAGTATTATCATTCACGCATTATAAATGGTACGGTGGCTTTGCAAAATGTGAAACCATTTGGTGGATTATATGTGCATAAACTTGCAAGATTGGTGTTTTCTATGATTGTGCAAGCTGCTAAGAGTTTTCAAGCATTGTTTGGAGAAAATTCTTCTGATGCTTTTGAGTTTACTCAATGGGCTTGTGGACAGACTGAATATTTTGCtgaatatttcattaaatatgtCAAGTCCATTTCAGAAATAAGCGATGGATTGACAACAGTGGTAGAAGCAGTGAAATGTGTTTTGTCATATTGCTCTTTGTTAGAGTTTCAAAGGATAAAGCTCCAGTCATCTTTGATAGAGCTTATACGGCCTTGTCTGGAAGAGGTTATGCTGGTTCATATTGATCATTTTAAGAATGTAATTGGTATTTTCACATCATCAGATGCTTGGATTGTCGGAAGATACCAAGTGTCAGGAATTTTGACTGAAAGTAGTCACTATTCCATGGTTATAGCGCAGAAGCTGGAGTATTGCCTGCTCACTAGCAGTGGTCGGAAATTCGTAACACTCTTAGAGGTTTATTCCATCCCATGTTCTTCTTATTGACTTATATACAGAACTATTGTTGATTTTTCTGTTGTATGCAGCAACATATGTTTTGTTGTGTATACATGTATCAAAAACAAGAGGTTTGCTCCTTATGTTGttcatttttaacttttatcatATTTCAGATTGAgcaacccaaaaaaaaaacattatgtgAACAGGCTTGCATTTTCCTAAGTGTTGGTTGAGACGGATCTCAtcttatattgataaaattttcACCTCTACATAATATTGTCCATCATATGTGTTCTTTGAactaatatttatgttttatacaACCTGTTCAGTTGAATGTTATTATCTTCAGTTGTATGGCTAGGAGAAATGAGAATAACTGATAGTTTTACCTGGGCACTTTATTGCTCAAACTCGTTTATGACTTGAGATAGCCTTTGGGAACACTCTGTAGGGATATTTCTTTGATAAGGAAATGTTTCAAAATGTTGTATAACCTTGCCAATTTTTTTTCAGACTCTTATAGAAGATATTTCACCTTTATTACCTCTTCAATTAGAAGCTCCAATCCTCAAAGGTCTCATGGAACTTGTAACGGAGTATGTCAACTTGCTTGAAAATGCCTTACCAGGAAAGTCCATCTTTTCTGAAAGTCAAGGTCCGAGAATCATTTTAGCTGTGTCACTGGCACAGCAATTTTCTTTAGTCTTAAATGTGGCAACACTTGTTCATATTTTACCCAGCTTAATTAGGTGCCTCGTCAAGTCCATCGACCACTTGGCATTTGAAGTTGACAACTTTGTACTACATATGCAAGAAGCCTCAGATCAAGTCAGGACTCGTTTTGTCCAGCAGTTTGTTCCCAGAATATTTTATGAAAGTGGAACTAGACTTATTCCAACCATTTGGATTGATGGCAATGAAGAATCTGGTTTCATGCCCTCAGATGTTTTCCAGGTATGTTTGAGAAAGGTGAATCTGTTCTTCAcagaaatcaaaatttcatcACCCATTTGCATTTACAATATATGTGATTATCAACAGGGACTCTTTTCAGAACTCAGGAAATTGCATAAGATTGCTGATGATAATTTGGTCGAAAGGGAGTGGTTGATGGAGCTACTGAGAGAGCTGATGGATGCTGTAATTAATTACATTTCTACTAGTGAAGAGATTTGGACAACAAAAGAGAATGGTTCAATTGATAAATGTTCTCAAGATTTTGAGCAGGTATATGCTCTTTTTGATGTCACACATTTAACCGATtatgggccttgtttgatcttggttatttgaaaaaaataaaatatatattgtttgatgtaaaagtggattatttggataaaatgacAAAAGGAAGactattttgtatttttgttaatgaatttgaataaatagatTGAAGAAGTGATGGTTGTCGGTTGAGTGGATAacgattatttgaaaataatcgaaaaataacccacatcaaacaatgAATGCCCTGGTGATATATTGTAGGCTGATGTTATTTGGTTGCTATTGTCTTGGACCTAACTTCATTCATATGACAGTTTATACTGGACATGCATTTCCTGGTGGAACTTGCTAGGCACGGAGGTTACTACTCCAACAACCTGATGACTGCCTCAATGTCTCTCGTATCCCGCATGGAATCAATGATTGTTTCAGCTGGCTTCGAACTAAGAAGGTGAGATTTCTACTTTATTTCATTTCTTCTTTTCCCAAATGAAGATAGATAGGAAAACTTTATGGGGGGTTATTTGGTACATGGATACAAAATTCCTGGATTATGTTTGAAAACAAAGCttaatcagagacattaaaaaAGTTATGGTTGTTTGTCATTTGAATCTggatacaaaaaataaaaatgaagtctTTCTTTGGCCCCATATTTGGTAACACCTAGATACAAATTTTGGATCAAGATGAAATTATGTTTGAAAACTAAACTTATTAgtcacataaaaaaaaacattgtttgTGAAACTGTCtatcaaattttgaatatgTGTTAGATTCAGGTTTCCAAATGTTATGTCATCtgaatttattgatttatttagatttttctaTGAAACCATTGTACCTATTTATGTGAGTAACAATTTGATTTCTAGTGATGGATGGGCCAAAAATGCTGCTTTAGAAGCTCTTGAGAAACTGATAGAAATAGAAGAAAAGGGTTGGATCCTCTCTGATGAGTCTACCAATCAGAATAGTGTTGAATATAAAGAAGATGAAACAATTCTAAAggaggatgatgatgaagaagaaacaaTTCATGAATATTCCCAAGATGAATCCATTGTCAAGAAAGAGATAAGGAAGATGGAAGATTATCTTTGGAAAGATGATGATGTCCTTTTGGAAGAAGAAGTTGATGATGATTGATCATTATGTccttttaaatttgttattttgtgagACATCTTTAGAGATACCATTagaaaatcattattttttttatatatatttttgcaattttaaagataataatctttaaaattacAGTTGATACAATGGTTTTCAAATCTTTTAGTTTGGAAAATTAGAAACCCTATTCATGATAtctcttaaaaattaaaattaataatttctcatttCATGTTAAAAGATTCTTAATGggatcattttaattttaataaatttataaattatttataaatacatataatattaagaaaaatgataaattcaacaaaaatttaaaaaaaaaacaagttccGTGGCATGTTATGTAGGTAGgaaagataaattttttaaaatgttctgAATTGTAAGTggttaaaaaagagaaaattaaaaatgtccAACTCATTTCGGTCCTAAAACGTGTATATGGGgtagaagagagaaaattaaaaatgtcttGAAACAGTCTgagacaaaaaataataataattctagtcCCAAAATGAGTTTTTCATGACGTGGGACAAACAATATTCGTGGACCTGGCTGAAATTTTAATTGAGTTTATCTTTcctctaatattaaataaaatttaatgtataaaacacatacaaatttaatttgatttaatttaatatactttAATGTAGTTTAAACGtatgaaatgaataaatatgaaatttgaagaaatgaaaAACCCGCGAAAGTGAGAATAATGGCGGGACTAGTCTAGGTTTTGCGGTATATCGGCGCGGGAAGCTCGAAAGAAGAAGAGCgctctttctctcttcttctctaTACATTCCGACGTTTCATTTTCCCAAACCCTATCCCCTCCCGTCTTTTCAGCGATCTATTCATCAACGCCGCCGCCGCCGACTCCATTATTTCTATCAATGGCGGACGCATCTGACCGTGCTAAGTTTTTTAATCACCAGAAACTCGGCCTCGAGCTCAAATGCACTATCTGGTACGATCTccataaactaatatatttctGAAATGTAATACCGCCTTTACTAACCTAGATTGATTAATTTCTTAATGTTTATGAAATTTTCAGCCTCAACCTGTTCAATCGCCCGGTGTTGCTTCCATGCGATCACATATTCTGCAAGTTCGTACcttcttttttcttctaaagTGTTATATTTCATACCTTTGATTGATTCTTATATAGTATTTTTTCTATGTTTAGTGTTTGCATACCTAAATCTACTCAGTTCGGATTCGATTGTCCAGTTTGTAAGCAGAAGTGTGTTGATCGAGGTATGTCGTTTAGTTCTTTGTGTGACGATTTCTTCATATAGTTGATGAGAGAATGTAATGATATGCATGTGTTCTTTTTACAGATGTAAGATCTATTCCTTTCCTTGAAAACATAGTCGCTATTTACAAAAGTTCTGATGCTGCCTTTAGTGCCAATCTTActcagtctgttccttcgggTATGTTTTTCATGATGATTGATTTTCTCCATCTTCCCACAGATGGAGACTTAATTTTTCGAATGATTTGTGAATATATTCTGTCTGTTTACTGCAGATCGGTCTAAGTCTGTGAGAACATCTGAGAATTATACTATTTCACATGATACTAAGTTGGTGAATTCAGTGAAAATGAACGAAGAAGAATTAATTGATGGGACTTCTTCTGATTCTCCTGTTTCATCTGAAGGTGCAAGGATTGAACTTGCCTTCCAAGAAGTAACTTTAGTTCCTGCTGTACAATCATCACCAAAAAACTCTCCATCTTGTACTGACAATGGCAGGGACCCTGTATTGAGCACCAACAGTGTAAGATTTGTTCTTGTCTTAATGTTCTATATACACAAGCACCAAAGTACTAGGATTAAGACATGGTTTGTTTATCATACAGGGTTCATAATTGGTTTATTTACTAGTAATTTGATTAGGAATAAATCAAGTGTCCTAATTTAAAATTGCAAGGCTAGTTACCAAACTGCTTGAAACAACCTATATGTTTTGCTGCCTTGTAAATGCTATATATCTTTAGTATTGtgtatataacataattttactttatccttttcttattataattaatattccaaGTAATCTGGTGAGCTTCATTATTCAAAGATAGCTAATTTTATGTTTGCTTAGCAGAATTTGGAAAATCAATCAAAGAGACCTCTATGCAACATCCTCAATGAAGTTGGGGCTAGTGAAGAAAACAGAAGTTCTTCACTCGAATCTGGTGCAGGTTATAGAACCCTGAAGAAACCCAAAACTCTAAATTCTGGTTTTTCAGAGGTCAATGCTGATGGCAATGGGACCACTCAAACAAAAGACTTTCATTCTGAAGGCATGGGAACTTGTAAACCCAAAGTTAGTCCCAAAATTGATGGACTCTCAGGCGAGAAGACTGTTGGAACTTCACATTTTCAAAGCATTTGTGTCTTTTGTCAGAAATCTGAAATCACTGATGTGAGTTTCCTTTGCTAGATGTCAAGTACTTACCTTaaatttttaatctaaatatctGTTATATACTCCAAAGTAAAATcttcattttgtttgtttggaaaCTAACAGACAACTGGCCCCATGATGCATTATGTTAATGGGAAGGAGGTATCGGCAGATTCTGTCAACAAATTCAACACTAACATTATTCATGTACACAAGATATGCCTAGAATGGTATGTCATTGAATTCTTCTTTATGTTCTCTCTTTTCAGACAAAGAAATGCTTGATATTGCTGGTAGAAATGAtcatattagaaaataaaaccCGTGGGGAAGGAGGTATCGGCAGATTCTGTCAACAAATTCAACACTAacattaagatttataattacCTTTGTTTTACACACAAAtttgtgttttattattataattttaaaggaGATGTCTTACCATCACTAGATGATTTTCATATAGCCAAGTTGAATCAAATTAGGTTGTCATACCATCAATAGATTTTTTTCATATTGAAACTATTGTTAATAAAGATTCGTTCTTATTTGTATTGCATGGTGTAGTTCTTAATGCTGTTGGCGTGGCCTTGAGACTAATATTTAGATTTTCAGGACGCCTCAAGCTTATTTTGTGGGTGACACTGTAAAAAATTTGAAGCCAGAGGTAACAAGGGCTGCAAAGCTGAAGTGCAGCAGCTGTGGCCAAAAAGGAGCAGCTCTTGGTTGCCTTGTTACTTCATGCCGCAGAAGTTATCATGTGCCGTGTGCAGCTAACATTAAGAAATGCAGATGGGACTTTGTAAGTTAGCCATCATTAAATTGAAGCTTACATACATTATGACATTAGTGTGAGATCTTTTGAGATTATCTTAGTttcaattttcttctttttcaggTTAATTTTTTACTTCTATGTCCAAGTCATGCCTCTGATAAATTTCCTTCAGAAAGATCTAAGTTGGGGAATCATTCAACAGAAAAGACAGCTTTGCCTGCAGAAATGTACGATTACTTTTTGTGTTGAAGTGTTTTAGATAATGTGAAAAAGCTTCTTGTGTTTAAGTTAAGGTTGCAAGTTAGGAcaatcttcatttattttaagcttattttactttcatttgcATTATTGGCATTGCTCagttttaatttacttttttcttGAATCCAGAGATTCAAATCCACCTGACTTTTTGGCGGCCTCACCCTGCCATGCCAAAGAATGGGTTTTTTGTGGTTCTGCCTTATCCGCTGAAGATAAGGTACATTTCTCTCTACTTGCAATGTTCATATTATACTACTGTGAAAGAGATGAAATTTGGTCTTGTTTAATCCACATCTATCTAATATGTCTACAATGCTTGTATGATAACATAATAATCCACAaaacttgtgattgttttgaaaTAGATGTTGTGTTTTCTAAGAGGTAAATGTAATTTTGTGTGCACAGTTGTTGATGGTAAAATTTGCTGGAACTTGTGGTGCAAAAGTGTCTAAGTTCTGGGGAGAAAATGTTACTCATGTCATAGCTGACACTGATGTTAATGGTGCATGTAGTAGAACTCTGAAAGTCCTcaaggcaatattgaacgggagatGGGTTCTTACAATCGATTGTAAGTTTCTTCACACAAttcttttcatttcaaaatGTAGAAACTTTTagaaacaataaattaataaaaatggtatTGTGCACAGGGATAAAAGCATCAATGAAATTAAAGAGTCCAGTTGATGAAGAACTGTACGAAGTTAAGCTAGATAACCATGGGTGTCATGGTGGCCCTAGAGCTGGCAGACTCCGGtctttgaacaatgtaagttccCTTTCTATCCGAGTCCTCTCATCCGTAATCAGAGAGTCTGGTTTATGAGTTGAAAACTGAATTTGTTGTGTTTTTCAGCAGCTGCCGAATCTGTTTGATAGTTGCAGGTTTTATTTCATTGGGGAATTCATTCCAGCTTACAAGAAGGATCTTATAGAATTGGTAATTGCTGGAGGTGGTAATGTTATAGAGAGGGAAGAAGAGTTTGTGATGGTGGTGCCAAGTGTAGAGAAAAGCATAGTAGTTTACTGCAGCGGCGAGACGACGATAAaaggatcttcttcttcttgtcgAGGGGCAGTTATGGCTGAGGAGTTTGCAGCAGAAATGGGGTCTCAAGCTTCTGTACCTCACACTTGGCTGTTGGAATCTATTGCTGCATGTCAGTTGCAGCCTCTTGTTTAGACTTGTTTTTATCTTGCTAGCTAGCTACTCTTAACATTATTGAAAGCTCAATTTCAATCTTTAATGTTATAATCCAATTTTGTGATTTCTTATGAATGATGAGtgtctaaataattaaaatatggaaGAATGTTAAGAAAAACAACATAGCAAAATGAACATTCAGAAAAGATTTGTAATGTAGTTTTCAACTATTATACACATAAGTAGGGTTTGTAAAATAAacaccataataataataaccatACTTATCATATGTAGGCAATCCATATGACCATGTTTGAATCCACATTAATCATATATGTTAGTAAAAAAATCAGAGTTTGCAAAaattaggaagaagaagatgatcaaTAACTAACTACTCTGGCATTAATAGAATGTCAGTTATCTTGAATTACAGTTTTTCGATGATAGAATGATCATAATAGATGATGATGAAACATTTGGCTCGTCCTGTAATTGTATTCTCCAGGATTACAATATGTTTAATTTCAACATACTTGTTGGCGAAATATTCTTTCAACTTCTCTTATGTCGTATAAGAAGTTATGCATCCCACAAACtacttttatttatcttcttcatTAGACTCTATTAATCTTcaatgattaaattttaaaaagttaatgaagaagatgaaggtAAGTTGTTTGCGGGAGGCATAACTTCTCATACTACATTAGAGAAGCTGAAAGAATACTTCGTCAACAAGTATGGCGAAGAGTTAAACATATTGTAATCCTCAAGGATACAAACACATGACGAGCCAGAGATTTCAGATTCATCGTCTTCGATGATCCTTCTATCATCAAAACTGTAATTCGAGATAACAAACATTTTATTGATGGCAGATCTGTTAGTTTTTATCTCTTCTTCATAATTTTGCAAACTCTGTGTTTTTAATAATGTACATTTTTTTCGTTCCCTTCCCTTTTTTAGGCATATGCCTTTTGAATTGACCCGTACTTGTTTTAAATCGATACACTCGAGAATGTATCGATCTAATTGACTTTAGAGTCGCCACTTTAGGACAATTTTAGATTTGAATTCTTGGGaagatttgagaaaatttgaaagtgGTTTGGATACTTGAATCCTCATTTTAAAGCTGTTTGTTAAATCTAGAAAACAAACAGGTccttaaagtttattttatttttgattttttaaagttttaaattaaaacaaaaggGAAACAAAGTTAAGGGGTTCAATTAAAATAGAAGGAAGGTTTGAGGCctattttaatttcgaattaaatgtttaattcgaaattaaaatagaaatacctatttaaaaattaaagaagccCAGGGGCTTCTTTGTAACTTCCTAAGAAGTTAAGGAATTCAGAAATGAAATATTTCTCCCGTCTCCGGCGGCCTCTCGTTCTCCCTCCGGCGATGGCGATTTCCTACCAAAGACGATTCCCGGTGAGCCCCGCCTGCGTCCTGCTGCAGTTCATCCCGCGTATCCAGACAAATCCAATCCTCCAGTGGACGAAAATCAAACCTCCTGCTTCGTTTAACCTCCCGACTGTTGCGAAGCTCGCCGCGACAGTCCATCCGATCACTAGGAATTCGCCTGCGCGCCGGGATCGTCGTTCGATCGGCAAGGTTCCAACCGAAGAACAACTAAAAGAAAGTATTTCGACTGTTCTTCCTTTCAATCGACAGAACCTTCACAGTTTCATCAAAATGAAATTGTGATTTTGGACAGAGCTTATTCTAATCCTATCCTCAATCCTAGCTACTCCTAATCAAAGATCTACCAGCCAAGGCTAAACCAAAACACAGCAAGAATgaccaaaaagaaaacaaacaaaaataacagcAACTGTAAACAGATTTCAATCATCAGACGAGTATCATATTGAAGAAGAACATACCTGAACAGCAAAGCAAGTTAAAACAGAGAGGATAGATTGAATGAATCCGAAGTACAGATGATTTTGCCGGCCTTTTCTTGTTTCTTAGCAATTCGTCTTTGTTGATGTTGTTTCTCCTTCCTTCCTAGGTGTTCTTCAAATACAGCTTTCCTTCTTCCACGCAAGAACTGGTGCTCGATTATTGCAGCTATCCATGAACGAATCTTCCTGCTGCAATCGTTCTTCGTTCTTCGTCAGCTTTCCATGAACGAATTTTGTTCAAGAACGTAATCACTTTCTTGTGATCAGAAACCGCTCCCTCTCGATTTGATAACCGCTTTCTTTTTCCTCTCACCTCAACTGTAATTTCCgcttttatattttctctttcaatttTGAAAGGGGTCAAATTGGAATTACTTCACTAAACCAGGGCGCGCTCGGAAAAGAATTTTTAACAAATGTccaaattttcatattttccgGTTTTTCCCTTTTGCACCATCGTTTTTTTAACAAATCTCTCTGGCCTCGGATCTGCCAACACAAATAGACGCGAAATTTTTATGGAGAATCCCCAACACAACGAACATGAATCTCCTTTTTGAATTGACCCAAATGGTCATTTCTAGCCCGAGTTATAATTTTCCAAAGTTCTTCGTCCATTTAAACTTCAGTCATCCCAGAACTCTGGTACCCGAAACTTTGTATGCCCATATCTTTGGAATTATGAATCTTCTCATGATGAGAGTGTAGGCATTGGAAAGGTGGGAGTCTTGCCTACAACTTTCGTGTTTTACCTAAGACTTAATACGATCTATGCTATTCAGGAGAATGGCTGCAAAAAATATGTCACCGGTTCATGTACCAGCTTCACTACGGGCAACCTAGGATGAGCTATGTCGCGAACTGGGAAGAATAATTGATATCATTGGAAATCTAATTCAACGAGATTTCCAATGGTAGATCATACACTCGAAATGGATCAGTTGTGTACAAGATATAATTTCTAGAAGCGCAGCATGCCCCTAGTTAGCTCTTGGGATTCGGATCCTTAGTGTTGTCTCTCTTGTACTGATCGGGTGAGTGCCTTAGTGGTCGAGTCAAGGTTCGGGGATGGTTGCATTCGAACGTTATGTGAATCAGCTTACCAACCCAACTTGAATCACCCAAA from Impatiens glandulifera chromosome 5, dImpGla2.1, whole genome shotgun sequence includes:
- the LOC124939629 gene encoding exocyst complex component EXO84A-like, with translation MEQLSSASASRFRFRDHGGLMADYGNEFDDNNSPHSSSSVSNGSAVDHDTELESMTGKGIKHLCTELLELKRVSEEEFHKSIFANYTAFVRIFKEADSMKNQLLQMKQHISTQEKLVEDLKNVYVKALLVGNPDTILSEDVSIDLTSSSTFEIHIQGILETLDTYLSEKQFDEALAVLEFEAEKIENMSLEGNSPSDLLTWYGTAITERKAMLVDELKLVAGDSRVCARELHKALVGLCRLGDYHLATHLLFKYYHSRIINGTVALQNVKPFGGLYVHKLARLVFSMIVQAAKSFQALFGENSSDAFEFTQWACGQTEYFAEYFIKYVKSISEISDGLTTVVEAVKCVLSYCSLLEFQRIKLQSSLIELIRPCLEEVMLVHIDHFKNVIGIFTSSDAWIVGRYQVSGILTESSHYSMVIAQKLEYCLLTSSGRKFVTLLETLIEDISPLLPLQLEAPILKGLMELVTEYVNLLENALPGKSIFSESQGPRIILAVSLAQQFSLVLNVATLVHILPSLIRCLVKSIDHLAFEVDNFVLHMQEASDQVRTRFVQQFVPRIFYESGTRLIPTIWIDGNEESGFMPSDVFQGLFSELRKLHKIADDNLVEREWLMELLRELMDAVINYISTSEEIWTTKENGSIDKCSQDFEQFILDMHFLVELARHGGYYSNNLMTASMSLVSRMESMIVSAGFELRSDGWAKNAALEALEKLIEIEEKGWILSDESTNQNSVEYKEDETILKEDDDEEETIHEYSQDESIVKKEIRKMEDYLWKDDDVLLEEEVDDD
- the LOC124940057 gene encoding BRCA1-associated RING domain protein 1 isoform X2, giving the protein MADASDRAKFFNHQKLGLELKCTICLNLFNRPVLLPCDHIFCNVCIPKSTQFGFDCPVCKQKCVDRDVRSIPFLENIVAIYKSSDAAFSANLTQSVPSDRSKSVRTSENYTISHDTKLVNSVKMNEEELIDGTSSDSPVSSEGARIELAFQEVTLVPAVQSSPKNSPSCTDNGRDPVLSTNSNLENQSKRPLCNILNEVGASEENRSSSLESGAGYRTLKKPKTLNSGFSEVNADGNGTTQTKDFHSEGMGTCKPKVSPKIDGLSGEKTVGTSHFQSICVFCQKSEITDTTGPMMHYVNGKEVSADSVNKFNTNIIHVHKICLEWTPQAYFVGDTVKNLKPEVTRAAKLKCSSCGQKGAALGCLVTSCRRSYHVPCAANIKKCRWDFVNFLLLCPSHASDKFPSERSKLGNHSTEKTALPAEIDSNPPDFLAASPCHAKEWVFCGSALSAEDKLLMVKFAGTCGAKVSKFWGENVTHVIADTDVNGACSRTLKVLKAILNGRWVLTIDWIKASMKLKSPVDEELYEVKLDNHGCHGGPRAGRLRSLNNLPNLFDSCRFYFIGEFIPAYKKDLIELVIAGGGNVIEREEEFVMVVPSVEKSIVVYCSGETTIKGSSSSCRGAVMAEEFAAEMGSQASVPHTWLLESIAACQLQPLV
- the LOC124940057 gene encoding BRCA1-associated RING domain protein 1 isoform X1 codes for the protein MADASDRAKFFNHQKLGLELKCTICLNLFNRPVLLPCDHIFCNVCIPKSTQFGFDCPVCKQKCVDRDVRSIPFLENIVAIYKSSDAAFSANLTQSVPSDRSKSVRTSENYTISHDTKLVNSVKMNEEELIDGTSSDSPVSSEGARIELAFQEVTLVPAVQSSPKNSPSCTDNGRDPVLSTNSNLENQSKRPLCNILNEVGASEENRSSSLESGAGYRTLKKPKTLNSGFSEVNADGNGTTQTKDFHSEGMGTCKPKVSPKIDGLSGEKTVGTSHFQSICVFCQKSEITDTTGPMMHYVNGKEVSADSVNKFNTNIIHVHKICLEWTPQAYFVGDTVKNLKPEVTRAAKLKCSSCGQKGAALGCLVTSCRRSYHVPCAANIKKCRWDFVNFLLLCPSHASDKFPSERSKLGNHSTEKTALPAEIDSNPPDFLAASPCHAKEWVFCGSALSAEDKLLMVKFAGTCGAKVSKFWGENVTHVIADTDVNGACSRTLKVLKAILNGRWVLTIDWIKASMKLKSPVDEELYEVKLDNHGCHGGPRAGRLRSLNNQLPNLFDSCRFYFIGEFIPAYKKDLIELVIAGGGNVIEREEEFVMVVPSVEKSIVVYCSGETTIKGSSSSCRGAVMAEEFAAEMGSQASVPHTWLLESIAACQLQPLV